CTATCGTAGCTTTTTTCCATTTCCTATGCAAAAGTAGATCCGCTAGGATAGGTAGAATTATCAATATCCCATATAGCTTGGTCAATGTTGCGACGATGGAACATATGCTTGCGAAGAGAATTCTATTTTTTAAATAAAAATACCATGTAGCCAAAACGGCTAATAAGAAAAGTGATTCTGAATAGCTTACAGTAGTAAAAACAAATACATAAGGAAAGAATGACATGATAATAGTGCCGCAAAATGCCTCGCTTTTTTCCACGTATTCTTCTGCAATAGCTTGGAAGATTGGAAGTGATATGAAACCAAGCGAAATCGATATAATAAAGGCTGAAAGCCAATAATTATTCATGAAATAGTCCAAGAATCTTATCAAAAATGGATATCCGGGAAAGAAAGTTTTTGCAAATGTATAACTTTTAGCCAGAGTGACATACCAACTTGCATCCCAAGCTGAAAAAATATACAGCCACTGAGGCTCAATTGCACCCAACACACCAATCTGCGGTAATTGAAGAATGCCATCACGAAGTGATTTAGTATATACCCAAATGCTAGCATGTAGCTTAAAGATTCCCAAGATAATAATTGGAATAAAGAAACGAATTTTTCTTTTAAGAATGAAATTAGCTAAGCTTTGAAGATTTGAACGATTAATAATTGATAAAAGTGGAATTTTGAATTGCATATCTGAAGAATAATTGTTTGAGAATCTAAATAAGATTAACATTCATTGATTATACGCTCTGGAATGAAAGATATCGCAGTGCATGCGCTATTAAAAAACACTTCTCAAAATATTCTTTTTGAAAATAAAAGTCATCCATCTAATATGCAAGAA
This is a stretch of genomic DNA from Candidatus Bathyarchaeota archaeon. It encodes these proteins:
- a CDS encoding glycosyltransferase family 39 protein — its product is MLILFRFSNNYSSDMQFKIPLLSIINRSNLQSLANFILKRKIRFFIPIIILGIFKLHASIWVYTKSLRDGILQLPQIGVLGAIEPQWLYIFSAWDASWYVTLAKSYTFAKTFFPGYPFLIRFLDYFMNNYWLSAFIISISLGFISLPIFQAIAEEYVEKSEAFCGTIIMSFFPYVFVFTTVSYSESLFLLAVLATWYFYLKNRILFASICSIVATLTKLYGILIILPILADLLLHRKWKKATIALASPILILAIIIPLFPQKLLERMVLEINAATWTTSTEYFGTFWFKDYLTSIFTAAHPTVFFNFYQAFALAFIALVGYLVINSTRMDWRLGFYSIVMFVVIILFGFVNGLPRYLSFIFPMWLVIKTKDIATLVMLVLLFYMHSLILWYEFLWTMYPI